The Tepidibacter aestuarii genome contains a region encoding:
- the ortA gene encoding 2-amino-4-oxopentanoate thiolase subunit OrtA — protein sequence MNAKKGDWVLIYNVILNSDQRAPQVPDDTKKVPLEMWVKGFLNHDAVINDEVEITTITERIVKGKLIEINPYYRHDYGKCVPELLQIGLQLKGILFGGEDCE from the coding sequence ATGAACGCTAAAAAGGGAGACTGGGTTTTAATTTATAATGTGATATTAAATTCAGATCAAAGAGCACCACAGGTTCCAGATGATACTAAGAAAGTACCTCTTGAAATGTGGGTAAAAGGATTTTTAAATCATGATGCAGTTATAAATGATGAAGTTGAAATAACTACTATAACTGAAAGAATAGTTAAGGGTAAACTCATAGAAATAAATCCATACTACAGGCATGATTATGGAAAGTGTGTTCCTGAACTTTTACAAATAGGTCTTCAGCTAAAAGGCATTTTATTTGGAGGTGAAGACTGTGAGTAA
- the ortB gene encoding 2-amino-4-oxopentanoate thiolase subunit OrtB has protein sequence MSYLGVMSRKNEIMKNAVGIDYELFESGTAEFNYEKMMRETGYTLDEMQSIQKDVAICNTPLIELKNITELTRKCAPKGKGARIFIKDEASSPSGSFKARRAANAVYHAKKLGYKGVIAATSGNYGAAVASQAAMQGLKCIIVQECYDSQGKGQPEIIEKARKCEAYGAEVIQLSVGPELFYTFLRLLEETGYFNASLYTPFGIAGVETLGYEISMQFREKEGRDPDVVVCTNAGGGNLTGTARGLIKAGAFDTKVVGASVNLKGLHMASDTQFNKKSFTTGHTGFGIPFCTNPDRSDVPRSAGRPLRYMDRYVTVSQGEVFYMTEALAQLEGLERGPAGNTSLAAAFCIAQEMDEDKIIVVQETEYTGAGKHIQPQLAFARENGIDIRFGNPEDEVAGESIILPSHPSMIKVKDLDLNKIKKSYIKNCIARIKGNEINEQDLEFLAKDTKSSEEFVKEVLKELGINCLKENLGV, from the coding sequence ATGAGCTATTTAGGCGTAATGTCTAGAAAAAATGAAATAATGAAAAATGCTGTTGGAATAGATTATGAATTATTTGAATCAGGGACTGCTGAGTTTAACTATGAAAAAATGATGAGAGAAACAGGCTATACTTTGGATGAAATGCAAAGTATTCAAAAGGATGTGGCGATATGCAATACTCCTTTGATAGAGCTTAAAAATATAACTGAGCTTACTAGAAAATGTGCACCAAAAGGAAAAGGAGCAAGAATATTTATAAAGGATGAAGCATCTAGTCCATCTGGAAGCTTTAAAGCAAGACGTGCTGCAAATGCTGTATATCATGCTAAAAAACTAGGATATAAGGGTGTAATTGCTGCAACTAGTGGTAATTATGGAGCTGCCGTTGCATCGCAAGCTGCAATGCAAGGACTTAAATGTATTATAGTTCAAGAATGTTATGATAGTCAGGGAAAAGGCCAACCAGAGATTATAGAAAAAGCTAGAAAATGTGAGGCATATGGTGCAGAGGTTATTCAGTTAAGTGTAGGGCCTGAACTATTCTATACATTCTTAAGACTTTTAGAGGAAACAGGATATTTTAATGCATCTTTATATACTCCTTTTGGAATTGCAGGAGTCGAAACTTTAGGATATGAAATAAGTATGCAATTTAGAGAAAAAGAAGGAAGAGATCCTGATGTTGTAGTTTGTACCAATGCAGGTGGAGGCAATTTAACTGGTACAGCAAGAGGGCTTATTAAAGCCGGAGCCTTTGATACTAAAGTTGTAGGAGCTAGTGTTAACTTAAAAGGTCTACATATGGCATCTGATACTCAATTTAATAAAAAGTCGTTTACAACAGGACATACTGGATTTGGAATACCGTTTTGTACTAATCCAGATAGATCAGATGTTCCAAGATCTGCTGGAAGACCACTTAGATATATGGATAGATATGTAACTGTGAGTCAAGGAGAGGTATTTTATATGACAGAAGCCTTAGCTCAGCTTGAGGGTCTTGAAAGAGGCCCAGCTGGAAATACATCACTTGCGGCTGCATTTTGTATAGCTCAAGAAATGGATGAGGATAAGATAATCGTTGTTCAAGAGACTGAATACACAGGTGCAGGGAAGCATATTCAACCACAGCTTGCATTTGCAAGAGAAAATGGTATAGATATAAGGTTTGGAAATCCAGAGGATGAAGTTGCTGGAGAAAGTATAATACTTCCTAGCCATCCATCTATGATTAAGGTGAAAGATCTTGATTTAAATAAAATTAAAAAATCATATATCAAAAATTGTATAGCGAGAATAAAAGGAAATGAAATAAATGAACAAGATTTAGAATTTTTAGCTAAAGATACTAAGTCTAGTGAAGAATTTGTAAAAGAAGTATTAAAAGAGCTGGGTATTAATTGTTTAAAAGAAAATTTGGGGGTGTAA
- a CDS encoding peptide deformylase, translating to MAIKEILLLGNKNLYEICKEVSKNEIDKAEEIVKDLHDTMMDFREKYGFGRAIAAPQINELYRIIYMNFDSKSIALINPRLEFIDDEKFEMWDDCMSYPGLEVKLYRYKKCKVYYKDLNWNDCILEPTGDLSELIQHEYDHLDGILAVQRAIDNKSFRINKNKIGCF from the coding sequence ATGGCTATAAAAGAAATATTGTTATTAGGAAATAAAAATTTATATGAGATATGTAAAGAAGTTTCAAAAAATGAAATTGATAAGGCTGAAGAAATAGTTAAAGATTTGCATGATACAATGATGGATTTTAGAGAAAAGTATGGGTTTGGAAGAGCAATAGCGGCACCTCAAATTAATGAGCTTTATAGAATAATATATATGAATTTTGATAGTAAATCAATAGCATTAATAAATCCGAGACTTGAGTTTATTGATGATGAGAAATTTGAAATGTGGGATGATTGTATGAGTTATCCAGGACTAGAGGTGAAACTATATAGATATAAAAAGTGCAAAGTTTACTATAAAGACTTGAATTGGAATGATTGTATTTTAGAGCCTACAGGGGACTTGTCAGAATTAATACAACATGAATATGACCACCTTGATGGTATATTGGCTGTTCAAAGGGCAATTGATAACAAGTCGTTTAGAATAAATAAAAATAAAATAGGCTGTTTTTAG
- the orr gene encoding ornithine racemase Orr, which yields MYPRIEIDLDKLKHNASLLSKKCREHNIETAVVTKVYCAFPEIVDYLKDSGVKYIADSRIKNLKKLDNIELEKILIRIPMLTEIEDVVRYSDISLNSELEVIEKIDETCARLNKKHKIALMVDLGDLREGYFKEEELFEVVGKILKFENIEFVGIGTNLTCYGAVIPSKKNLGRLCELGERIEEKFDIKLSFISGGNSSSLHLLDKDEMPDKVTNLRLGEAIALGKESAYSQDIKGAYQDAFKLVCEIVELKEKPSIPIGEIGVDAFGNKPYYEDKGIRKRAIVGIGKQDINLDGMSTVDPKQEILGASSDHLIVDVTDSEKDYKVGDTIEFNLEYGALMAANTSEYVNKIFKCEEKLAENV from the coding sequence TTGTATCCGAGAATAGAGATAGATCTTGACAAATTAAAGCATAATGCAAGTTTGCTTAGTAAAAAATGTAGGGAACATAATATAGAAACGGCTGTAGTTACAAAAGTATATTGTGCTTTTCCTGAGATTGTAGATTATCTAAAAGACAGTGGAGTTAAATATATAGCAGATTCGAGAATAAAAAATTTAAAAAAACTTGATAATATAGAACTTGAAAAAATACTTATAAGAATACCTATGCTTACAGAAATTGAAGATGTAGTAAGGTATTCTGATATAAGTCTTAACTCTGAACTTGAAGTTATAGAAAAGATAGATGAAACTTGTGCAAGACTAAATAAGAAGCACAAAATAGCTTTAATGGTAGACCTTGGGGATTTAAGAGAGGGTTATTTTAAAGAAGAAGAATTATTTGAAGTTGTAGGAAAGATTTTAAAGTTTGAAAATATAGAATTTGTTGGAATTGGAACTAATTTAACATGCTATGGTGCTGTAATACCTTCAAAGAAAAATTTAGGAAGGTTATGTGAGCTTGGAGAAAGGATAGAAGAAAAATTCGATATTAAACTATCTTTCATATCTGGAGGAAATTCAAGTTCATTACATCTACTAGATAAAGATGAGATGCCTGATAAAGTTACTAACTTAAGACTTGGGGAAGCTATAGCTCTTGGAAAAGAGTCAGCTTATTCTCAAGATATAAAAGGAGCTTACCAAGATGCATTTAAGCTAGTATGTGAGATTGTAGAGCTTAAAGAAAAACCATCTATTCCAATCGGAGAGATAGGAGTAGATGCATTTGGAAATAAGCCATATTATGAAGATAAGGGAATTAGAAAAAGAGCTATAGTAGGAATAGGAAAGCAAGATATTAATTTAGATGGAATGAGTACAGTTGATCCAAAACAAGAAATATTAGGAGCAAGCTCAGATCATTTAATAGTTGATGTTACAGACAGTGAGAAAGATTATAAGGTAGGAGATACTATAGAATTTAATCTTGAGTACGGAGCATTAATGGCAGCTAATACTAGTGAATATGTTAATAAGATATTTAAGTGTGAAGAAAAATTAGCAGAGAATGTATAA
- the ord gene encoding 2,4-diaminopentanoate dehydrogenase, producing the protein MENIRVGIWGFGAMGSGMANMLLKKEGVEIVAVCDKHEARVGKDVYEVLGIDRKDRKEIIIKSNEEEAFTEKCADVVLLATDSFTKGAFDKIKFVLERKMNVISTAEEMAYPDAQEPELARKIDEIAKENHVSVLGTGINPGFVLDLLILALTGTCESVDHIKASRVNDLSPFGHAVMVEQGVGVTPDEFEKGVKDGSIAGHVGFPESIKMITDGIGWDLEKVDQTRQSIVSNVYRQSKYAEVQAGNVAGCKQCGYGYVDGDVKVEMEHPQQILPHLEGVDTGDYVEIKGVPDISLQIKPEIPGGVGTIAMCVNSIPHVINANPGLKTMLDIPVPRAIMGDMRKMIEVKKECECGCC; encoded by the coding sequence ATGGAAAACATTAGAGTTGGTATTTGGGGATTCGGAGCAATGGGAAGTGGAATGGCAAACATGCTATTAAAGAAAGAAGGAGTAGAGATAGTAGCAGTTTGTGATAAACATGAAGCTAGAGTTGGAAAAGATGTATATGAGGTTTTAGGTATTGACAGAAAAGATAGAAAAGAAATAATAATTAAATCTAATGAAGAAGAGGCTTTTACAGAAAAATGTGCAGATGTAGTATTACTTGCTACTGACTCATTTACAAAAGGAGCTTTTGATAAGATAAAATTCGTATTAGAAAGAAAAATGAATGTAATATCTACTGCAGAGGAGATGGCGTATCCAGATGCACAAGAGCCAGAACTTGCTAGAAAAATAGATGAAATAGCTAAAGAAAATCATGTTTCTGTGCTTGGAACAGGAATTAATCCGGGATTTGTACTTGATTTATTAATACTTGCACTTACAGGAACTTGTGAAAGTGTAGATCATATAAAAGCATCAAGAGTAAATGATTTATCTCCATTTGGTCATGCTGTTATGGTAGAGCAAGGTGTTGGAGTTACTCCTGATGAGTTCGAAAAAGGAGTTAAGGATGGATCAATAGCAGGACATGTAGGATTCCCAGAATCTATAAAGATGATTACAGATGGAATCGGGTGGGATTTAGAAAAGGTAGATCAAACAAGACAATCAATAGTATCTAATGTATATAGACAAAGTAAATATGCAGAGGTTCAAGCTGGAAATGTGGCGGGTTGTAAGCAATGTGGTTACGGATATGTGGATGGAGATGTAAAAGTTGAAATGGAGCATCCACAACAAATACTACCTCACCTTGAAGGTGTTGATACGGGAGATTATGTAGAAATTAAAGGAGTGCCAGATATATCTCTTCAAATAAAGCCAGAAATACCAGGTGGAGTAGGAACTATAGCGATGTGTGTTAATAGTATACCTCACGTTATAAATGCTAATCCTGGACTTAAGACTATGCTTGATATACCTGTACCAAGAGCTATTATGGGAGACATGAGAAAAATGATTGAAGTAAAAAAAGAATGTGAATGTGGTTGCTGTTAG
- a CDS encoding GlmL-related ornithine degradation protein, whose translation MKIDVLVAEIGSTTTVVNAFNDINTDNPKFIGQGQAPTSVLEGDVRIGLNGAIDSLAKSLGEGKIEYEEMLATSSAAGGLKMTVHGLVYDMTAKAAKEAALGAGAIVHNVTAGRLRRTDLKKIKESRPNIILIAGGVDFGERDTAIYNAELIANMNLNIPIIYAGNIENQEEIKLIFEDMKSKLYIVDNVYPKIDLLNVDPTRKVIQDAFEDHIIHAPGMEHVREVVNGPIIPTPGSVMESAKLLYEEIGDLIVFDVGGATTDLHSVTDGSDKISRILLSPEPLAKRTVEGDLGVYINMKNIVELIGNDKLSKELGMDIQGLIDNHLPIPKTKDQIKFVERLAQEATLRACERHAGIVRDLYGAGGRTSIAEGKDLTEVKYIVGTGGALTRLPLRIDIMKSIAKSNTTKTKLFPSEEAEILVDNDYIMASLGVLSKRHPKSALLLMKKSLGI comes from the coding sequence GTGAAAATAGATGTTTTAGTAGCTGAAATAGGTAGTACAACTACTGTTGTAAATGCATTTAATGATATAAACACAGATAACCCTAAATTCATAGGACAAGGTCAAGCACCTACTTCGGTTCTTGAAGGTGATGTAAGGATTGGATTAAATGGAGCAATAGATAGTCTTGCTAAAAGCTTAGGTGAAGGTAAGATTGAATATGAAGAGATGCTTGCTACATCTAGTGCAGCTGGTGGACTTAAGATGACTGTACATGGTCTAGTATATGATATGACTGCAAAGGCTGCAAAGGAAGCAGCTCTTGGAGCAGGAGCTATTGTACATAATGTTACAGCAGGAAGGCTTAGAAGAACCGATTTAAAGAAAATAAAAGAATCTAGACCAAATATTATATTAATAGCTGGCGGTGTAGATTTTGGAGAAAGAGATACTGCAATTTACAATGCAGAACTTATAGCAAATATGAATCTTAATATACCTATTATTTATGCTGGAAATATAGAAAATCAAGAAGAGATCAAACTAATATTTGAAGATATGAAATCAAAATTATATATAGTCGATAACGTATATCCTAAGATAGATTTATTAAATGTAGATCCAACAAGAAAAGTAATACAGGATGCTTTTGAAGACCATATAATACATGCGCCTGGAATGGAACATGTTAGAGAAGTTGTAAATGGACCTATTATACCAACACCTGGTTCTGTAATGGAGAGTGCAAAACTACTTTATGAAGAAATAGGAGATTTAATAGTGTTCGATGTAGGAGGGGCAACAACAGATTTACATTCAGTTACAGATGGAAGTGACAAGATAAGTAGAATACTTTTAAGCCCGGAGCCTTTAGCAAAAAGAACTGTAGAAGGTGATTTGGGAGTATATATAAATATGAAAAATATAGTTGAGTTAATAGGTAATGATAAATTATCTAAAGAATTGGGAATGGATATACAAGGTTTAATAGATAACCATCTTCCTATACCAAAAACTAAAGATCAAATAAAGTTTGTTGAAAGATTAGCTCAAGAAGCTACATTAAGAGCATGTGAAAGACATGCTGGTATAGTTAGAGATTTATATGGTGCAGGAGGCAGAACATCTATAGCTGAAGGAAAGGACTTAACAGAAGTTAAGTATATAGTAGGAACAGGTGGAGCTTTGACTAGGTTACCTCTAAGAATTGACATAATGAAGTCAATAGCAAAATCAAATACAACAAAGACAAAGTTGTTTCCATCAGAGGAAGCTGAGATACTTGTTGATAATGATTATATTATGGCCTCTTTAGGAGTTTTATCAAAGAGACATCCTAAATCGGCTTTACTTCTTATGAAAAAGAGTTTAGGTATATAG
- the oraE gene encoding D-ornithine 4,5-aminomutase subunit OraE: MKKLDVNEKLDIRNILDDLENYRPKRRGWTWRENKEIEMGGHKYSDCSPALKNSIGIPAAVRYFENLDPQPKEVITTEIASGRFEDDIRRMRMAAWHGADHLMVIRTAGQSHYDGLIEGSPQGIGGIPVTRKQVRAQRKAVDLIEEEVGRPINYHSYVSGVAGPDIAVMFAEEGVNGAHQDPQYNVLYRNINMIRSYIDAAESKKIMVWADIAQIDGAHNANATARDAWKVMPELMVQHALNSIFSHKVGMKKEDICLSTVPPSAAPVPCIKYDLPYAVALRDLFDEYRMRAQQNTKYVTSSSREATVTHVMNMMISKLTRADIQSTITPDEGRNVPWHMYNIEACDTAKQTLVGLDGLLEMVELKRDGYLGDTVRELKERAILYMEEMLEVGGYFEAVEKGFFVDSGMYPERNGDGIARKINGGIGAGYVFERDEDYMAPVTAHFGYNNVAQYDESAVDNPSSLIGGCTFEDPDKIVYIDELDENDNVFSRLDESEKYRNSNFVKPEVEWLADGTVQVELFLPTSSRVAEFAAVEFAKKMNLIDPEVIHVEMMHPSEGTRVQVKGKLDADVDISKLEIPPEPELMSDEELWSEIEKRPMKVVAATVGEDEHSVGLREVIDIKHGGIEKWGIEVEYLGTSCPIEKLVDAAIELNADAVLASTIISHDDIHYKNMKRLHEYAVEKGVRDKIMIACGGTQVTPEIAVKQGVDAGFGKTDRGIHVATFLVNKRKEKLAEA; this comes from the coding sequence ATGAAAAAATTAGATGTTAATGAAAAATTAGATATAAGAAATATACTTGATGATTTAGAAAATTATAGACCTAAAAGAAGAGGTTGGACTTGGAGAGAAAATAAAGAAATAGAAATGGGAGGCCATAAGTATTCAGATTGTTCACCTGCTCTTAAAAATTCAATAGGAATACCAGCTGCTGTTAGGTACTTTGAAAATTTAGATCCTCAACCTAAAGAAGTTATAACTACAGAGATTGCTTCTGGTAGATTTGAGGATGATATAAGAAGAATGAGAATGGCTGCATGGCATGGAGCAGATCATTTAATGGTTATTAGAACGGCTGGTCAATCTCATTATGATGGTTTAATAGAAGGATCGCCTCAAGGTATAGGAGGTATTCCTGTTACAAGAAAGCAAGTTAGAGCTCAAAGAAAAGCTGTTGATTTAATAGAAGAAGAAGTAGGGAGACCTATAAACTACCATTCTTATGTATCAGGAGTAGCTGGTCCTGATATAGCTGTAATGTTTGCAGAAGAGGGAGTTAACGGGGCTCATCAAGATCCACAATACAACGTATTATATAGAAATATAAACATGATAAGATCTTATATTGATGCTGCTGAATCTAAGAAGATTATGGTTTGGGCAGATATAGCTCAAATAGATGGTGCTCACAATGCAAATGCAACTGCAAGAGATGCTTGGAAGGTTATGCCAGAGCTTATGGTACAACATGCTCTAAACTCTATATTCTCACATAAAGTAGGTATGAAAAAAGAAGATATATGTTTATCAACTGTACCTCCATCAGCAGCTCCAGTTCCATGTATTAAGTATGATTTACCTTATGCTGTTGCTTTAAGAGATTTGTTTGATGAGTATAGAATGAGAGCTCAACAAAATACTAAGTATGTTACATCTTCTTCAAGAGAGGCTACTGTGACTCATGTTATGAATATGATGATATCTAAGCTTACTAGAGCGGATATTCAATCTACTATAACTCCTGATGAGGGAAGAAATGTGCCATGGCATATGTACAACATAGAAGCATGTGATACAGCTAAGCAAACCCTAGTAGGTCTTGATGGATTACTTGAGATGGTTGAACTTAAAAGGGATGGATACTTAGGAGATACAGTTAGAGAATTGAAAGAAAGAGCTATTTTATATATGGAAGAAATGCTTGAAGTTGGAGGATACTTTGAAGCAGTAGAAAAAGGATTTTTTGTAGACTCTGGAATGTATCCTGAGAGAAATGGAGATGGAATAGCTAGAAAAATAAACGGTGGAATAGGTGCAGGATATGTATTCGAAAGAGATGAAGATTATATGGCTCCTGTAACTGCACACTTTGGATACAATAACGTTGCTCAATATGATGAGAGCGCTGTAGATAATCCATCTTCGTTAATTGGTGGATGTACGTTTGAAGATCCTGACAAAATAGTTTATATAGATGAGCTTGATGAAAATGATAACGTATTCAGCCGTCTAGATGAAAGTGAAAAGTATAGAAATTCAAACTTTGTTAAACCTGAAGTAGAATGGCTTGCTGATGGAACTGTTCAAGTTGAATTATTCCTTCCAACTAGCAGCAGAGTAGCTGAATTTGCAGCTGTTGAATTTGCTAAGAAGATGAATCTTATTGACCCTGAGGTTATACATGTTGAAATGATGCACCCATCAGAGGGAACAAGAGTACAAGTAAAAGGTAAATTAGATGCTGATGTTGATATAAGTAAGCTTGAAATACCACCAGAGCCTGAACTTATGAGTGATGAAGAGCTTTGGAGTGAGATAGAAAAAAGACCTATGAAGGTAGTTGCTGCAACTGTTGGAGAAGATGAGCATTCAGTTGGTCTTCGTGAGGTTATAGATATTAAACATGGTGGAATAGAGAAATGGGGAATTGAAGTTGAATACTTAGGAACTTCTTGCCCAATAGAAAAACTTGTAGATGCTGCAATAGAGTTAAATGCAGATGCAGTACTTGCATCAACTATAATAAGTCACGATGATATTCACTATAAGAATATGAAGAGGCTTCATGAATATGCAGTAGAAAAAGGAGTAAGAGATAAAATTATGATAGCTTGTGGAGGAACTCAAGTTACTCCTGAAATAGCAGTTAAACAAGGTGTAGATGCTGGATTTGGAAAGACTGATAGAGGAATACACGTAGCTACATTCCTTGTAAATAAGAGAAAAGAAAAATTAGCTGAAGCTTAA
- a CDS encoding sigma-54 interaction domain-containing protein has product MNTKDYMKLMQNILHYIEDGIHVIDNEGNTVVYNKAMAELEQMKETDVLNKNLLDIFNGLDEETSTLLKVLKSGIVIKDKKQTYLNKYKNEITTVNTTMPITENGKTLGAIEISKDITKMKELSDEILTLHREKSNPKKIIQNKIKKYTFENIIGESESFKKAVSLAKKASKTPAPVFIYGETGTGKELFSQSIHYEGIRKNKPFIAQNCAALPESLLEGILFGTEKGGFTGAVSRPGLFEQANKGTLLLDEINSMPVELQAKLLRVLQEGYIRRIGGMKDIPIDVRIIATTNEAPTKLLKENKLRKDLYYRLNVISIYIPSLNEREDDIILLADYFIKKYNNKLSKNVKYINKKARKVLLNHRWHGNIRELENTIYSAISMIDYEDNIQIEHLNININESKKIQNNIDTSNEKCLDELLKEIEVDFITRALINNKKNITKSAEQLGIKRQTLQHKIKKYNI; this is encoded by the coding sequence ATGAATACTAAAGATTATATGAAGTTAATGCAAAATATTTTGCACTATATAGAAGACGGAATTCATGTTATCGATAATGAGGGAAATACTGTTGTGTATAATAAAGCCATGGCAGAACTAGAGCAAATGAAAGAAACCGATGTACTAAACAAAAATTTGCTAGATATATTCAATGGATTAGATGAAGAAACTAGTACTCTTTTAAAAGTGCTAAAGAGTGGAATCGTTATAAAAGACAAAAAACAAACTTACCTAAATAAATATAAAAACGAAATTACTACTGTAAATACTACAATGCCAATAACTGAGAATGGGAAAACACTAGGAGCTATTGAAATATCAAAGGATATAACAAAAATGAAAGAACTTTCAGACGAAATATTGACACTTCATAGAGAAAAATCAAATCCAAAAAAAATAATTCAGAATAAGATTAAAAAGTATACATTCGAAAACATAATAGGTGAGAGTGAAAGCTTTAAAAAGGCTGTATCTTTAGCTAAAAAAGCATCTAAAACTCCAGCTCCTGTTTTTATATATGGAGAAACTGGAACTGGAAAAGAACTTTTCAGTCAAAGCATACATTATGAAGGTATAAGAAAAAATAAGCCTTTTATAGCTCAAAACTGTGCAGCTCTTCCTGAAAGCCTACTTGAAGGAATTTTGTTTGGAACAGAAAAAGGTGGGTTTACAGGGGCCGTAAGTAGACCAGGATTATTTGAGCAGGCTAATAAAGGAACTTTACTATTAGATGAGATAAATTCCATGCCGGTAGAGCTTCAAGCGAAACTTTTGAGAGTTTTACAAGAAGGCTATATAAGGAGAATTGGTGGTATGAAGGATATTCCTATAGATGTAAGAATAATAGCTACCACTAATGAAGCACCCACGAAACTTTTAAAAGAAAACAAGCTTAGAAAAGATCTCTACTATAGACTTAATGTGATATCTATATACATTCCTTCTTTGAATGAAAGAGAAGATGATATAATACTTCTAGCCGATTACTTTATAAAAAAGTACAATAACAAATTAAGTAAAAATGTAAAATACATAAATAAAAAAGCTAGAAAGGTACTATTAAATCATAGGTGGCATGGAAACATAAGAGAGCTTGAAAATACTATATATTCTGCTATTAGCATGATCGATTACGAAGATAATATTCAAATTGAGCATTTAAATATTAATATTAACGAATCTAAGAAAATACAAAACAATATAGATACATCTAATGAAAAATGCTTAGATGAATTGTTAAAAGAGATTGAAGTTGATTTTATAACAAGAGCTCTAATAAACAATAAAAAAAATATTACAAAATCAGCTGAACAGCTCGGGATAAAAAGGCAGACTCTTCAGCATAAAATTAAGAAATATAATATTTAG
- a CDS encoding ornithine aminomutase subunit alpha: MKRADDFNERRVHLANLSDQELYDRFWELAGKIVDPLLDLGKKNTTPSVERSVLLRMGFSSLEAKPLVDGAMDRNLMRKGVGHIVYRVAKDKNISIREAGLSMIEGKYWDYALEVFGKDKAAATL, translated from the coding sequence TTGAAAAGAGCAGATGATTTTAATGAAAGAAGAGTACATTTGGCTAACTTGTCAGATCAGGAACTATACGATAGATTTTGGGAACTTGCTGGAAAAATAGTAGATCCATTACTAGATCTTGGTAAAAAGAATACAACTCCATCGGTAGAAAGATCTGTTCTTCTTAGAATGGGATTTTCAAGCCTTGAAGCTAAGCCTTTAGTTGATGGTGCTATGGATAGAAATCTTATGAGAAAGGGAGTTGGACACATAGTGTATAGAGTAGCTAAAGATAAAAATATATCTATTAGAGAAGCTGGTCTTAGTATGATAGAGGGCAAGTATTGGGATTATGCTCTTGAGGTATTTGGGAAAGACAAGGCTGCTGCTACTTTATAG